Genomic segment of Salvia hispanica cultivar TCC Black 2014 chromosome 2, UniMelb_Shisp_WGS_1.0, whole genome shotgun sequence:
GATAGCATACCTCTGAAATAAACTATTAAAGTAGCAAATTATGCGTAGCTGAACAAAGGATTGCACATTCTAGTTTTCCAAACTAAAAGTAGTTTTTGTAAATGTAGCAAATACAAGCAATTCgtatttaaacatgcattttTGAAGTTCCTACGTTTATTTCCTCGATTTTGGATCTAGAGCGGGAAAATTAATTCGATATCACAGGATAATTGAACTTGCCTGCTAGCGTCAGCAACCGGAGCAATGCCCGACACAGCTCGATTGAGGAGCACAACCGCCAGAGATGCGCCGCCGACGTATATCGGCAAGCTCCGGACGAAATCGTCGTTTTTAGACACCCATTCGGCGAGCAGGTCCCTCTTGGGCTTGGGACCTCCATAGCCTCCCTTCCATTTGAATCGAATTCCAGTCAATTTTCAGCAATCATTTGTGAATGAGAAGATGAGGAGATTGGTTGCAGTTCACCTGAGAATTGAGAGAAACCCTGATTTGGCGCGGGCGGGAAACATGACGTTGGCGTGGAGGGTTTAACGGAATAACGAAGCGCTGAAGAATTCCCGCGTCCATTGAGAATCGGCTAATCTAgttttctgttttttcttGGATAATTCATCAACTCCAAACACGGCTTATACCGTTGGTCCCTGGAAATATTATAGTATTGGTTTTCAGTCCTACAACTTTTGTCTACTCGACCAACAAAGCCCGTAACAATACAAAAGGTGAAATCTTGGATACAAATATTGTTCTTggatactactccctccgttgtcacacttttttttagtttgtccacaaaagatattacatttctatttttgaaaaaaactctatctcacattaatttaaaaattatattttttttctctatttaacacataaaataaaattttctaaaatcttgtATCAttccacaagtgtgacatcttttatgggacagagagagtatgtTTTTGGCaaggaaaaatatactagAGTACGTAGCAAGATGAAAGTtgagagaaaagaaattgCTAATGTGACAAACAAATGAAAGGAAAGTAGGGGTAGCTCCACCAACAATTGAATGCCTTTCGTCCGTAGAATATAAGTTTCACTTTTATAATAGTCGATTGtgtaaaatagtactccctccgtcctaaaaattttgacacaatttaccattttgatccgtccatgaaaatttgacacacttcacttttatcatttttgtagtggaccatatattccactaactcattcctactcacattttattataaaactaatactttaaaagtatgactcatatcccacaaactttttcaactcactttccattacatttcttaaaactcgtgtcgagtCAAagtatgtcaaaatttggaggacggagggagtaattattaaaatatagttgaatgaatgaatgaatagCGATCAAAACATAGCAAAACCGATCAATGGATTATCGACGGATTAAATAATCACATTTAAGAAATATACGTGACATAATATGAAGGCAATCATAATATTAAGTATTAACATTGttcatataatattttgataaatttgcaCTAATAATACCatttaaattgaatcaatttcaaCCAAGCCAACGGCCAACATAGGGATTGACACGCTTTGGGCAACATTTAAAATGCGTGACAAAACGTATAATGGGCTTAGAAACCCTCTTAAGGCAACCATTTTGTCTTGTTCTAAATCTTTGGATCAAAATATGCAGCCCAGCTTAAGTTGGGTGGAAATCCTACATATAGTATATATGTCGTCCTGTCCAgctaaaaaaagttaaattgtCTTAATAAGAGTGTTTTGTGCTCGATTAGTACATCTTTCAGTTCATTTCATAATATCCAGAAGGGGGATAGATGCCCGACATACAATTCGAATAAATTTACTGTTGGATGAAATGAAATCAAcccaaaaagagaaaaagaaaagaacaatCTCAAGACTTACTAACGAAGAAAAATGACAAGGAAATTAACATCTTAATTCCAGTTTGCTTCCCGCCTTTGCATACCATggcattttaatttaataatttaatagtatcatgtttcaattaatttagtcTAAAATACTCGGTCAAAGTCGAACTAGCTACAACCccaaatcaaattatctctATTCTCTAACATAAAATCTTGACATCTTTGATATTTTGTAATCTGATGTGCAAATATCGAAATCAAAAAACGTGGTCTTGAATTTTGAATGCACGATCATGAAagcaacataaaataatatgaggAGACATAAGcttgattatttaaatttgtatgtatgtatgaaaatgaaacagaTAAGCGTTTTGTGGCTGAAGTTTGGGAGTTTGTGATTGGTGCTCCCACTTTCACGATATCTCAAGAAGCTGATCCTAAGCCACCCAATATTCTTGGAGATATAATCACAACAAACgccaaaataattattccaaaattacataatcataaaaCTCATAACATACTTACGTTGAAAACTTTAATTTGATGCCAAAGGTTTTAGAACCATAAATAGTTATTagtaaacataattatttctGTATAGACTATACAAACACATATTTGGTGTTcgatttgcaagattgtatcatgtattaaatttaatttatagtatgtttggttcatgagattcaatacCACaatcaatcctagatggataataatgggataattagtcatagctaatcCCCCTTGACTAATATAATCTCAtaactcaatcctaaattatatcttgatattattttatcttgaaaaCTAAACACCACTATACTATCCTACTCCAGTTGATTACTAAATTGGATGTGATGATAATCTATGCGATAATACTTATTTGCATACTCTTTTTTTTCagtatatactactcctactatctATTAATAAATCGAAATTGTTATGCAGAGTAATTAAGCcgattgaaattaaatttcgaGTGAGATGCACTAGCACTTTCCTTTGAAATCCGTGGCTGAGAATGAAGGCAATATAATTGGATGtttaatagcaaaattatTGAGTTAGAAAATGGACAAATATGTCGTTTTCCTCTTTTTTAGACAGAGTAAAACACGTGTTTCATAAGAGATGAGATTAACTTAGCCAACACAATCAAGGAGACTTTAATAAAAACATCACTTCAAGAAGCTTGTTAGGTAAAATGACTAAGTAAGTTGAGATCTCACTAGGTCATCCCAACTAAGAGACACGATTATTGAGCTCAtgataattattaattcacCGCCTTTGCCATtaaatattccatatttattttcggatgtacaaatttaaatgtctcattttatttttaatgctCTGTATAAATTTGTTCTTGGACTAATGAGTAATTATTAGCATATATCTActttaaaaagtatttttactGGTTAACTGATACAAGAAAAAGTTCATACATTTAGTAAGAGTGTGATAACTATCTAACATTATTCTAGACATCCATTTATAGAGTGATGCCACTCAAAATTATTGTACGTTGAATTGATGCGCCGCTTTTGCAATCACATATTGCTCTTTAGTAAAGGTCATAAAAGAAACTAAAGGATATGAAATGATCAGATTTTACAAACTAATTTGACTCAGACGAAACAATATGAATAGTTTGCACAATTTTCATATGCATGCACACgagtcatattctaatgcttatagcagcacgctaatctaaaattaagaccaaatcttcatctttagattttaaaatgagtggataagattaaatcttatgaatcttaataaatactagtagtagacaaaatatcaacaaaagggtaatatcgtcattatgttatcatatgataatttttgtgaatgtttttttatatcaacatagtcaATGGCGGACCCAGGAATTCATATTCGTGGGGTCGGACCAAACGAGAcagtaatatatatttaaattttattttactaataaaaatattaaattttaaataaaactacGTTATATTGTACACGAAAGTTGACTCCAGTCAGTATACATATTcaaaatgacttgaaattatTTCACCAGAAATTATTCGCGATAGTTTGGatagatttaataaaattactagtagTCGAGATATATTCAATTATCTATCTTTTCATATAGCATTTATTAATCTAGTCTATAggataaatattagtacttcctccatcctctaaaaatataaactttttatattaggaaatttttttctctctcgtgaagtgagactcatttttcactaacacattaccaattttgcattaagaCTCGGGtcgtttcaaaagtttctatttttaggaatcagagggagtataataaaatgaataatcaaaaagcaaaagtaattaaattagagaaaaaaactatGACTAAGAGAACAGATATGGAATACGGAGTAGGAGTATAATAGTTATTGATTAGTCtacaaagtgaaaaaaatgaaaataataatagtctTATTGtagaaaagtgagttaaagATTATCAGTACTAGTATTGAAACTTGAAACTTATACCCGGTTTTCGTTCTTTTAACTTATGAAACCTTGAATTAATGttggaatttcttttaaaataaaaggtgaAAAATGAGTTAGACTATAActtaatcaataataaataagatggTCCAGTTTATAAAGCccaataaatagaaaattaatagGAAATTAAACTCCAGTTCTCTGCAAGAAGTAGGCCATCGTCGGATGGGTGTTGAGGATGGGGTCGAAGGTGCGGAGACTATGGGGTCGGCGGCCAATGGAGGGCGTCTCCCGGCGATTCTCTGAGGCTGGCGgtgggtcggccgaccccacctaGATCCGCCGATgaatatagtgtattacaaatatcaacaatatgacataagaataaatactaggacaagaaaatatcaacacatatttattgagatttttacatggttatCAGGGCATCCGCAGCGCGGCTCGCCACCgtctcggtctcgtctcggCGAGACGAGATAGCGGCGAGACCGCGTTGCAAGAGTGAACTCGTCTCATCGGGACGAGACAGCTCGTCGTGCGCAggccacgtggcgcgcgctggcggatggcgtgacgcccactcgccggccggcgagtgggcggcgaattatgacgtcataatttatttattttttcatttgaaaatttgaaaaaaaaataaaaattaacggtcaaaattttcaatttttttttaatttttcttttattattctataaatacttcattcctcttccatttttcattttacacacaaacactacactCACATAttcttttctctccaattgttgaaaaaaCGTATGGCGATGGAAACTCCAGCGGCGGCGGCTCGCGGCGCTCTGGCGGGTTCGACTTGAATTCGTTTGACGATTGAGCGAGCATGTACAACTTTTTGGGTACTCCTGGTTCGTCGCTGGGCACCCAAGCCTCGACGACTCCGTcggcgtaccaaacaccacattttgatgtagatgcatactatcgtccctcccCCCAAAGGTACGGGCAATCGCCAGAATTATCCCAAATTCCGGAGAATTTTCCGGCTGAGCGCACTTTGGAATACCGGCCGATAGGTGGAGGCTCCGCCAGGATCGGCGTCAatgccgaggaggaagagggcgACCACGAGGTTGTGGGGGACGGCGGCCGTCATCCATACAGCCAAAAGGGAGACGTTGGCTCTGTACGGCGCTTGGATCAGCGTCTCGTACGATCCTGtcgtcgggaatcaacaaacccaCTTGTATTTCTGGAAAAAATTCACCGAAGTTTACAACGCACGAAGGCCGAAGAAGACCTTTGCCCGCAACGTGAAGATGCTACGCAGTCATTGGGACCGATGCGATAAAGATGTCAAAAATTTTTGCGGGATATACAGGGCAGAAGAGGCGAATTACCAAAGCTGGAGCCGTGGAGCCGACATTCTGAGAGCGGCGTTGCGGTTCTTCAAAGACGACGTCGGTAAAGATTTCAAGCATGTTGAAGTTTGGTCGCACGTCCACCACCTTGAAAGGTGGGTTGGCGGTGTCGAgtcgggctcgggctcgaaACGCACGAAGCACACAGCGCGTGGCcactactcgtctagtgatggTGGCGAAGGCAGCACCTCACAAGA
This window contains:
- the LOC125206403 gene encoding glutathione S-transferase T3-like produces the protein MPRRKRATTRLWGTAAVIHTAKRETLALYGAWISVSYDPVVGNQQTHLYFWKKFTEVYNARRPKKTFARNVKMLRSHWDRCDKDVKNFCGIYRAEEANYQSWSRGADILRAALRFFKDDVGKDFKHVEVWSHVHHLERWVGGVESGSGSKRTKHTARGHYSSSDGGEGSTSQEDTPTDDAEGSSGSRRRPQGTKAAKAARAKGRGRRRGRGESRQVGLGSGSNTLMSMYLLATMVDT